Within the Bradyrhizobium cosmicum genome, the region GACAAGACCCACGCAGCGCAGAACGAGATCGCGCTGGGGCATCCGCAAGGCGGGCGCGCGGCCGATTTCGGCGGCGGTGACGGCAGCCTGATCGACATGGTCCGGGAATACGTGACGCCCAAGACGATCGTGGAGACGACCGGCGGCGATTCCTCGACCGGTGAATTCATTGCGCCGCCGGCCGGCGCGCAAGGCGCCCTGTTCACGCCACTGCCGCCGCCCCGGATGCCGCCAAAGGACGAGCAATAGCCTCTTCACCATCGCGGGGTGCCCGCGCTGGTAAACATTCCCGTGCTGGCGCATCCTGTTGACCTCCCTCAATTTGGCCTTATCGGCTTCCAATAAGAAGTTGAGGGTGGAGGGCGCGTGCTTCTCGCTGTTTTCTCGGATATCCACGGCAACCGGCAGGCGTTCGAGGCGTGCCTGAAGGCGGCGCGTGCGAAGGGCGCGGAGCGGTTCGTCCTGCTCGGCGATTTCGTCGGCTATGGCGCGGATCCCGAATGGGTCGTGGACACCGCGATGGAGCTGGCGGCCCAGGGGGCCGTCGCCGTGCGCGGCAATCATGATGAAGCCGTCAACACCACGACCGAGACCATGAATGCCGAGGCGCAGATCGCGATCGAATGGACCCGCGGGCGGCTCGACGTCGCGCAGCGGCGCTTTCTGGCCGAGCTGCCGATGACTGTGGACGAGAAGGAGCGCCTTTACGTCCACTCGGAGGCTTCACAGCCGACGCGCTGGCACTATGTCCGTGCCACCGCCGACGCGGCCAAGAGCCTGATCTCGACCCCCGCCCATGTCACCTTCTGCGGCCACGTCCATCGCCCCGCGCTCTATTCGATGTCGGTGACGGCGAAGATGACGAGCTTCGTGCCGAAGACCGACGTTCCCGTGCAGCTCCTGCGCGGGCGGCAATGGCTGGCGGTGCTGGGCTCGGTCGGCCAGCCCCGCGACGGCGATCCATCCGCGGCGTTCGTTCTGTTCGACACGGAGTCGTGCGAGATCACCTATTGCCGCGCGCCCTATGACATCGCGAGCGCTGCGAACAAGATTCGCGAGAATGGCCTGCCGCCTTGGCTGGCCGATCGCCTGTCGCTGGGGCGCTAGAGACCGATGCCCAAACCTCTGGTCAAATCAGGCGCGGTGATCGACGGCTACACCATCGGCGAATGCGTCCATGCCGGCGGCATGGCGACGCTGTGGACCGTCACCCATCCCGGCATCGACGTGCCGCTGCTGATGAAGATCCCGCGGGTCTCGGAGGGCGAGGATCCCGCCGCGATCGTCTCCTTCGAGATGGAGATGATGATCCTGCCCCGACTCGCTGGTCCGCATGTCCCGGCCTGCTTCGGTACCGGCGATTTCGCGCACCAGGCCTATGCCGTGATCGAGCGCATTCCGGGCATCACGCTCTACAAGCGGTTGCCGGATTTGCCGCTGCCTTACGAGGAGGCGCGGCTGCTGGTGTCGAAGATCGCGGCCGCGCTGGCCGATCTGCACCGGCAGAACGTGATCCATCACGACATCAAGCCGAGCAGCATCATGTTCCGTGATAGCGGCGAAGCCGTGCTGATCGACTACGGCCTGTCGCACCACAACCATTTGCCGGATTTGTTGCAGGAGGAATTCCGACTGCCTTACGGCACCGCGCCCTATATGGCGCCGGAACGGCTGCTCGGCGTGCGCGACGATCCGCGCAGCGATCTGTTCTCGCTCGGCGTGCTGCTCTACTTCTTCACGACCGGCGAGCGGCCGTTCGGCGAGGGCGAGACGCTGCGCGCGATGCGGCGCAGGCTGTGGCGCGATCCGCATCCGCCGCGCGAATTGCGTGCCGACTATCCACCCTGGCTGCAGGAGGTGGTGCTGCGGTGTCTGGAGATCGAGCCGGTCCGGCGCTACCCCACCGCGTCCCAGCTCGCCTTCGATCTGGCCCATCCGGACCAGGTCAGGCTGACCGCGCGTTCGGAGCGGATGAAGCGCGATCCCTGGAGCGTCGCCTGGCGGCGCCGCTTCAACCAGGGCGTCATGGCGCCGCGTGCGAAATCCGACGTTGCCGCCCAGATCGCCTCCAGCCCGATCATCGCGGTTGCGCTCGACGCCGCGGAAGGCGCGCCCGAATTGAACGAGGCGCTGCGCGTGACGACCGAGCGCATCCTTGCCACGTTGCCGTCGGCGCGGCTTGCCTGCGTCAATGTGCTGAAGCTCAATCGCCTTGCGGTCGACCGGACGCTGGACGAGCAGGGCTCCAACAAGCATGTCGACCGCCTGGTGGCGCTCAGGCATTGGGCGACGCCGCTCAAGCTGGACGAGAGCCGGCTGTCGGTTCATGTGCTGGAAGCGGTCGATCCCGCCTCGGCGCTGCTGGAGTTCGCCGAGGTCAACCAGGTCGACCATGTGATCATCGGCGCGCGGCAGAGCTCGTTCCGGCGCACGCTGCTCGGCAGCGTTTCGGCCAAGGTGGCCGCGGAATCGGCCTGCACCGTGACCGTGGTGCGACCGCCCCGGATGGCTGCGGATGCGGAAGAGGCCAGGTAGGCCTCGATCCGGATTGCGGAGAGGAGCTCAGGCCGCGTGGGCGGTTTGGACGGAGCGCTTGCGGCGGATGGGCCAGGAGAACTGGGGACCGGGCTCGCCGTGATCCGCGCTGCCGCCGAAATACTGGATGATCTCGCGGCAGGGCTCGCAGTTGAACAGGTTGCGCGACGCGGATGTCTTGGTCATTTCCTTCAGGCAGTTCGGGCAGTGCGGTTTCATCAATCTTGGTCCAATCAAGAATTTCAATGCTGGCGCGGTGACCGGAACGGATAATCAAGGTCTGCCGTCTCGGCCCCGGTGTCGTCGCGCATCTCGCCTTCGGTGCGTTCGAGCCGGCCGAAGAAATCATCGAGGCTCGGATGCGGACGTCGCGGGATGCGACACCGGCGCTTCGGTTGACGCTTCACGAGTACGATCTGCACGGTGTCAGATCCGATGGCGACGGATGTGACGGGCCGAACGGGCCGGGACTTGTACCGGTCCGGCCGACGGGCCAAACACGACAAACGCACTGAAACCGATCCACAACGCCACGCCAGTCCAAACCAGGGTCGTCGTCATGATGTGCTCCCGCGAAAACAGGCAGGAATCACTAACGGTGATTTGCGCGAATCAGGGAAGCCCGGAGGAGTACGGACCTTAGTTGCAATTTTAGGCATTGCGCGCCGCAACTCCCTTAGGAGCCGCAGTTCTGCGGGAGCTGGTGTCGTGGCTGACGCGGCTTAGATGGCTTCGCCGCGAGCCGCCAGCGCTGCGCTCCGGATCGCTGCGATGTTGGTCTTATAGGCCTCTTGCGTGCCGCCCTTGAACACGGAAGTACCAGCGACGAACGCGTTGGCACCGGCCGCGGCGAGGGGGCCGGCGACGTCAGGGCCGACACCGCCATCGACCTCGATGTCGATCGGACGCCCGGCGGTCATCGCGCGGATGTCACGGATCTTGCCGATCGCGGAGGGGATGAAGGCCTGGCCGCCGAAGCCGGGATTGACCGACATCACCAGCACGAGGTCGACGAGGTCGATGACGTATTCGAGCACGCTGATCGGCGTGCCCGGGTTGAGCGAGACGCCGGCCTTCTTGCCGAGTGCGCGGATGGCCTGGAGCGAACGGTGCAGATGGGGACCGGCCTCCGCATGCACGGTGATGTGGTCGCAGCCGGCTTTCGCAAAGGCCTCGAGATAGGGGTCGCAGGGCGAGATCATCAGATGCGCGTCGAAGATCTTCTTGGTGTGCGGGCGCATCGCCTTGATGACGTCGGGGCCGTAGGAGATGTTCGGAACGAAATGCCCGTCCATCACGTCGAGATGGATCCAGTCGGCGCCGGCGGCGTCCACCGCCCGGACCTCTTCGCCGAGCTTGGAGAAGTCCGAGGCCAGGATCGAGGGCGCGATGGCCAGGGGGCGGGGGGCGAAGGCTTGGGTCATGGCGCGGTGTCCCGTGGCGGCCGTGAAAGGTGATGCTCGCCTAACATGGGCCTCTCAGCCGGGCAATGCAGGGGCGGTGAGCTTCCTGTGGGCGGAAATTTCTGCCGCGCCCGGCACGAATTGCCGGTGTTTCCGGTCCGCCCGGGGCGTAGTGAAGGCGGATTTCATTGAGCTTTTCGCGCTGGCACGACGCTTGCTGACTTCACCGCCAGAACATTGGTTGCGGCGTGCCGCATCGGTTGGAGTTGTGCAATGTTGCTCGCCCTTGGTGCCGTATCGAGCGCGCTCGACGCGATCCAATCGCTGACGAACTCGGAATCGTCATCGTCGACGCAGAAGGCCGACTCGGCGCAGAAGACCGGGGCCCGGCAAGGCACGACCAGCGCGTTCGCGGTCGACAATCCCGGCAACATCGTGAGCTCGCTGACCCCAAGCAAGGGTCCACAGCTCTCGCCGGAGACGATGAACGCGCTGTTCGCCGCGCAGAGCCAGTCGTCCACCAGCACGAACAGCACCGCCAGCTCGACCTCATCCAGCTCGACCTCCTCGACATCGACCAGTCGGGATGCGTCGCTGAAGGACCTGTTCTCGCAGATCGATGGCGACGGCGACGGCAAGATCACCAAATCCGAGTTCGAGAACGCGCTGGGAGCCGGGGGCACCAACCTCGCGAAGGCCGACGACGTCTTCTCGAAAATGGATTCGAACTCCGACGGTAGCGTCAGCCTGGACGAGATGTCGAAGGCGCTGAAGAGCGGCCATCATGGTCACCACGCGCAAGGAGCCAGCGGTTCGGGCGATGGATCGGATTCCTCGTCGTCGTCGAGCGGCGGGTCGACATCGACCACGACGACCGCCGCCGACGGCTCGACCACCACCACCGTCACCTATGCCGACGGCTTCAAGATGTCGACGACGGTCCCCGGCGCCTCCGGCTCCTCCGGCAATTCGGCCTATGATCTGTTCGCGCAGTTGATGCAGCGGCAAGGAGGGCAGGGGCAAGGCGCCTCCGCGGCTGCCGGCTCGTCGATGTCGATGAGTGTCTGACGTTTCAGCATCGCCGCTGTCATCCGCCGAACCTGTCCTTCCAAGCAGGTAGCGCGCCGGGGAATGGCAGAGCGGTGGCGTTGTAGACGCCGCGCGCGATCGCACGCGCAACCACGTTGGCGGCGACCGTGCCGAGCTCGGTGAGACCGACCAGCGGCTCGACCGGTTTCTCGCAGGTCGCGGCCGCAAACAGCACATCTCCGTCGGTCGGTGCATGCACCGGATAGATCGCGCGTGCGAATCCAGTATGCGCGATCATCGCAAGCCGCTTGGCCTGCGCCTTGGTCAGCGTGGCATCGGTAACGACGAGGCCGATCGTGGTGTTTTCGCGTGCGCTCGCGGCAGGGCCGCCCTTGATGCGCATCGCCAGCATGTCCTGCGTGAATTTGGGCGGCAGGCCGCGCCCGCCGAACTCGCCATTGTCTTCGAACGGCGCCGCCCAGAACCACGGCTCTTCGCCGACGGTCGCGCTGCCGACGGCGTTGACGACGATGATTGCGGCGACCTTGATGCCATTGGCCAGCACGGCCGAAGCCGAGCCGAGCCCGCCCTTGAAGGTCGCCGTGGTGGCCCCCAGGCCCGCACCGACGCTGCCCAGCGCGAAATCGTCGCCAGCGGCCACTGCCGCGGCGTAGCCGAGGTCGCGATAGGGCGCAAAGCGCCCCCAATTCTTGTCGCCGCCATTGAGCAGGTCGAACACGATCGCGCCCGGCACGATCGGGATCACCGCCTCGCGGATGCGGAAGCCGCGGCCCTGTTCGGCGAGCCAGGCCTGGACGCCGCCGCCGGCCTCGATGCCGAAGGCGGAGCCGCCGGACAGCGCGATCGCGTCGACGCGCTCGACCGTGCTGGCAAGATCGAGCAACGCGTCCTCGCGCGTGCCGGGGCCGCCGCCGCGCACGTCGATTGCAGCGACCGCCGGTTGGTCGAAAATGATCGCGGTCGTGCCCGAAGCGAGCTTCGCATCATGGGCATGGCCGACGCGGACGCCGGCGACATCGGTGAGCAGATTTTTCAAGGCCGGCACTCCATGCGCTGCAGCCGTCAGCGATAGCGCACCGAGGCCGAAGGCTCAACTCGCCAGCGCCGTCCTGAGCATCTTGGCGAGCTCGGACTTGCGGTAGGGCTTGGCCAGCAGCAGCACGCCGGAATCGAGCCTGCCGTGATGGACGATGGCGTTTTCGGTGTATCCCGAGGTGAACAGAGTCTTCAGGTCGGGGCGCCGCCGTGCCGCCTCGTCGGCGAGCTGCCGGCCGTTCATGTTGCCGGGCATGATGACGTCAGTGAAGAGCAGGTCGATGTCCTCGTCGGCGTCGATGATAA harbors:
- a CDS encoding metallophosphoesterase family protein, with translation MLLAVFSDIHGNRQAFEACLKAARAKGAERFVLLGDFVGYGADPEWVVDTAMELAAQGAVAVRGNHDEAVNTTTETMNAEAQIAIEWTRGRLDVAQRRFLAELPMTVDEKERLYVHSEASQPTRWHYVRATADAAKSLISTPAHVTFCGHVHRPALYSMSVTAKMTSFVPKTDVPVQLLRGRQWLAVLGSVGQPRDGDPSAAFVLFDTESCEITYCRAPYDIASAANKIRENGLPPWLADRLSLGR
- a CDS encoding serine/threonine protein kinase, which produces MPKPLVKSGAVIDGYTIGECVHAGGMATLWTVTHPGIDVPLLMKIPRVSEGEDPAAIVSFEMEMMILPRLAGPHVPACFGTGDFAHQAYAVIERIPGITLYKRLPDLPLPYEEARLLVSKIAAALADLHRQNVIHHDIKPSSIMFRDSGEAVLIDYGLSHHNHLPDLLQEEFRLPYGTAPYMAPERLLGVRDDPRSDLFSLGVLLYFFTTGERPFGEGETLRAMRRRLWRDPHPPRELRADYPPWLQEVVLRCLEIEPVRRYPTASQLAFDLAHPDQVRLTARSERMKRDPWSVAWRRRFNQGVMAPRAKSDVAAQIASSPIIAVALDAAEGAPELNEALRVTTERILATLPSARLACVNVLKLNRLAVDRTLDEQGSNKHVDRLVALRHWATPLKLDESRLSVHVLEAVDPASALLEFAEVNQVDHVIIGARQSSFRRTLLGSVSAKVAAESACTVTVVRPPRMAADAEEAR
- the rpe gene encoding ribulose-phosphate 3-epimerase, with translation MTQAFAPRPLAIAPSILASDFSKLGEEVRAVDAAGADWIHLDVMDGHFVPNISYGPDVIKAMRPHTKKIFDAHLMISPCDPYLEAFAKAGCDHITVHAEAGPHLHRSLQAIRALGKKAGVSLNPGTPISVLEYVIDLVDLVLVMSVNPGFGGQAFIPSAIGKIRDIRAMTAGRPIDIEVDGGVGPDVAGPLAAAGANAFVAGTSVFKGGTQEAYKTNIAAIRSAALAARGEAI
- a CDS encoding EF-hand domain-containing protein, producing MLLALGAVSSALDAIQSLTNSESSSSTQKADSAQKTGARQGTTSAFAVDNPGNIVSSLTPSKGPQLSPETMNALFAAQSQSSTSTNSTASSTSSSSTSSTSTSRDASLKDLFSQIDGDGDGKITKSEFENALGAGGTNLAKADDVFSKMDSNSDGSVSLDEMSKALKSGHHGHHAQGASGSGDGSDSSSSSSGGSTSTTTTAADGSTTTTVTYADGFKMSTTVPGASGSSGNSAYDLFAQLMQRQGGQGQGASAAAGSSMSMSV
- a CDS encoding P1 family peptidase, whose protein sequence is MKNLLTDVAGVRVGHAHDAKLASGTTAIIFDQPAVAAIDVRGGGPGTREDALLDLASTVERVDAIALSGGSAFGIEAGGGVQAWLAEQGRGFRIREAVIPIVPGAIVFDLLNGGDKNWGRFAPYRDLGYAAAVAAGDDFALGSVGAGLGATTATFKGGLGSASAVLANGIKVAAIIVVNAVGSATVGEEPWFWAAPFEDNGEFGGRGLPPKFTQDMLAMRIKGGPAASARENTTIGLVVTDATLTKAQAKRLAMIAHTGFARAIYPVHAPTDGDVLFAAATCEKPVEPLVGLTELGTVAANVVARAIARGVYNATALPFPGALPAWKDRFGG